A single Arcanobacterium canis DNA region contains:
- the guaB gene encoding IMP dehydrogenase, whose protein sequence is MNNDPFGLVGLTYDDVLLLPNATDVIPSEVDTSSPLTKNITLKMPILSAAMDTVTESRMAIAMASLGGLGVIHRNLSIEDQAQHVATVKAASTDAVDVSQATLDTQGRLRVGAAIGYWGDAWDRALALARAGVDVLFVDTANGEAALALEMISKIKSSEEFDGVDVVGGNIATTEGAQALIDAGADGVKVGVGPGSICTTRIVAGIGVPQVTAVYLASLAAKPAGIPLIADGGLTHSGDIGKAIVAGASTVMLGGLLSGTDETPGETYQINGVSFKSYRGMGSLGAMSSRGRVSYSKDRYFQADVKSDEKIVPEGIEGQVQSKGPVEQVLYQLTGGLHQTMFYTGARSIDELARRGRFVRITPAGLRESHPHDVQITVKAPNY, encoded by the coding sequence ATGAACAACGATCCTTTCGGCCTGGTTGGCCTGACCTATGATGATGTGCTCCTCCTCCCGAACGCGACGGATGTGATCCCGTCGGAGGTGGATACATCCAGCCCGCTGACAAAAAATATCACGTTAAAGATGCCGATCCTTTCGGCAGCGATGGATACCGTGACTGAATCACGTATGGCAATCGCAATGGCAAGCCTGGGTGGTCTGGGCGTTATCCACCGTAATCTGTCGATTGAGGATCAAGCGCAGCATGTTGCCACGGTGAAAGCTGCCTCAACTGACGCCGTGGATGTTTCGCAAGCGACGCTTGATACGCAAGGACGCCTTCGTGTAGGTGCGGCAATTGGCTACTGGGGCGATGCATGGGATCGCGCACTCGCACTTGCTCGGGCCGGCGTTGATGTGCTGTTCGTTGATACTGCCAATGGTGAAGCAGCGCTTGCACTCGAAATGATCTCGAAGATCAAGTCATCTGAGGAATTCGACGGTGTCGATGTCGTTGGTGGCAATATTGCGACAACTGAAGGTGCTCAAGCGCTTATCGATGCAGGAGCTGACGGCGTTAAAGTTGGAGTTGGCCCAGGTTCGATCTGCACCACTCGTATCGTTGCAGGTATTGGCGTGCCGCAGGTGACTGCCGTCTACCTCGCATCTTTGGCTGCGAAACCTGCCGGTATCCCATTGATCGCCGACGGCGGTTTGACTCACTCTGGTGATATTGGCAAGGCTATCGTCGCCGGCGCTTCAACCGTCATGCTCGGCGGTCTGCTGTCGGGAACCGATGAAACACCGGGTGAAACGTACCAGATCAACGGTGTGAGCTTTAAGAGCTACCGTGGCATGGGGTCCCTGGGTGCAATGAGTTCTCGCGGACGAGTCTCCTATTCCAAGGACCGTTACTTCCAAGCCGATGTCAAGAGCGACGAGAAGATCGTGCCGGAGGGAATTGAAGGTCAAGTCCAATCGAAGGGACCAGTCGAACAAGTTCTCTACCAGCTTACGGGTGGTCTCCATCAGACGATGTTCTACACGGGTGCTCGTTCTATTGATGAGCTTGCTCGTCGCGGACGTTTTGTTCGAATCACCCCTGCCGGCCTGCGTGAATCCCATCCGCATGACGTGCAGATCACCGTTAAAGCTCCAAACTATTAA
- the groES gene encoding co-chaperone GroES, translating to MSVSIKPLDDRIVIRQVSAEQTTASGLVLPDTAKEKPQEGEVLAVGPGRIDDNGNRVAMDVKVGDKVIYSKFGGTEVKYGDDEFIILSQRDVLAVVER from the coding sequence ATGTCGGTTTCCATTAAGCCGCTTGACGATCGTATCGTCATCCGTCAGGTTTCTGCTGAGCAGACCACAGCCTCCGGCCTGGTTCTTCCCGATACTGCGAAGGAAAAGCCGCAGGAAGGCGAAGTACTGGCAGTTGGTCCGGGTCGTATTGATGACAATGGCAACCGTGTTGCTATGGACGTCAAGGTGGGCGACAAGGTCATTTACTCGAAGTTCGGTGGCACCGAGGTTAAGTACGGTGACGATGAGTTCATCATTCTCTCCCAGCGTGACGTTCTGGCAGTAGTCGAGCGCTGA
- the rimI gene encoding ribosomal protein S18-alanine N-acetyltransferase yields the protein MSFRPVRAGDAARLARFDRAIFGSDAWPLPVWQQAVEAPGQLYLLAESEPELGQPAGDVVAVGGVGFGPDAEILTIAVAPQARGQGLGRQLLENLIDAAWSDGSEAIFLEVRSRGMTAQRLYERAGFTVVGRRKNYYSDDDALIMKLEAPASGDDTKKQ from the coding sequence GTGAGTTTTCGCCCGGTTCGCGCTGGTGATGCTGCGCGTCTTGCACGGTTTGATCGCGCTATCTTCGGATCTGATGCGTGGCCATTGCCCGTGTGGCAACAAGCGGTCGAAGCGCCGGGCCAGCTCTACCTCCTTGCTGAGAGCGAACCTGAGCTCGGACAACCCGCAGGCGATGTCGTAGCGGTAGGCGGTGTGGGGTTCGGCCCCGATGCCGAAATCTTGACGATCGCTGTTGCTCCTCAGGCACGTGGTCAAGGTCTTGGACGACAGCTCCTCGAAAATCTCATCGATGCAGCGTGGTCTGATGGCAGTGAAGCAATCTTCCTCGAAGTGCGTTCGCGTGGAATGACGGCGCAACGACTCTATGAACGAGCTGGTTTCACGGTGGTGGGCCGGCGAAAGAACTATTACTCCGATGACGATGCCCTCATTATGAAACTTGAGGCGCCGGCGTCGGGAGACGACACAAAGAAGCAGTGA
- a CDS encoding class I SAM-dependent methyltransferase: MISSLLSPQGIALLEAIGDYDTANVFSLTQRLRSEGYAPELVSAALTQARLRAAATAKFGPFAQSMLFTPDGLEQSTRLRVSAHHAKRFRDVGMRSVLDVGCGIGGDSLAFSGLGMDVIAIDISPDAAAAAAFNLAPFPNAKVYRADAFSLNLCSFNTNAVWLDPARRANGKRLTRPDHWMPPLSTAISIARMFRAAGIKVAPGINYQHLPQNSRVTWISDGGELVEAVIWLGELAEQPGREALVLSDGVQIWDPHIGDPTHEAPMAPPQELGEYLYEPDPAIIRSGSVASLADHLGLAPVSHAIAYLTGGKVSSGFLSRFRVLDVLPFDIKAIRQALTQRDIGRVEIKKRGTDVVPETLRKKLKLDVKRPGSATIILCPLLGKHRAIVAERV, from the coding sequence GTGATTTCTTCCCTCCTGTCCCCACAAGGCATCGCCCTCCTTGAAGCCATTGGCGACTACGATACCGCCAATGTTTTTTCCCTGACTCAGCGTCTACGCAGCGAGGGGTACGCTCCTGAGCTTGTCTCAGCAGCACTGACTCAAGCGCGTTTGCGCGCTGCGGCCACAGCAAAGTTTGGGCCGTTTGCCCAGTCGATGCTGTTCACTCCCGACGGGCTAGAGCAATCCACCAGGTTACGGGTATCGGCCCACCACGCCAAGCGTTTCCGCGACGTCGGCATGAGGAGCGTTTTAGACGTCGGTTGTGGTATCGGCGGCGACTCGCTCGCATTTTCTGGGCTGGGAATGGATGTCATCGCCATTGATATTTCCCCCGACGCCGCTGCGGCAGCAGCTTTTAACCTCGCGCCGTTCCCCAACGCGAAAGTCTATCGTGCCGACGCCTTCTCGCTTAATCTTTGCTCGTTTAACACCAATGCTGTCTGGCTCGATCCCGCACGGCGGGCGAATGGAAAGCGGCTGACCCGTCCTGACCATTGGATGCCACCACTGAGCACAGCAATCTCGATCGCACGGATGTTTCGGGCTGCAGGTATTAAAGTCGCCCCAGGGATCAATTATCAACACCTCCCCCAAAATTCGCGAGTGACATGGATTTCCGACGGCGGAGAACTGGTGGAAGCAGTGATCTGGCTGGGTGAATTGGCAGAGCAACCCGGGCGTGAAGCGCTCGTCCTCTCAGATGGCGTGCAGATATGGGATCCTCACATCGGCGACCCAACCCACGAGGCTCCGATGGCACCGCCACAAGAACTCGGAGAATATCTATACGAACCCGATCCGGCGATTATTCGATCCGGATCGGTAGCCTCGCTTGCTGACCACCTCGGGTTGGCTCCGGTGTCCCATGCGATTGCTTACCTGACTGGTGGCAAGGTCAGCTCAGGATTCTTATCGCGTTTTCGGGTGCTCGATGTACTCCCCTTCGATATCAAAGCAATTCGCCAAGCCTTGACTCAGCGAGATATTGGCCGCGTCGAAATCAAAAAACGGGGCACTGACGTCGTCCCTGAAACCTTACGAAAGAAGCTGAAACTCGACGTGAAGCGTCCCGGTTCTGCCACGATCATTCTCTGCCCGCTGTTGGGTAAGCATCGGGCAATTGTGGCCGAACGAGTCTAA
- a CDS encoding exonuclease domain-containing protein, with protein MWTNNPIIGFDTETTGVDPLNSRLVTASVVLVEESRTTRHYWLADPGVEIPPQAQRVHGISTQKAQEEGRPIAQVLDEIADILCNHMQQGFVVVAFNASYDLTLMECELERHGLDTMAKRLGREIGPIIDPYMVDKSCDRFRKGKRRLENLAQHYAVDQDDAFHNAEADVLATLRVLGAICRKYPHVAHMDLRELAQLQEETYNEQRDFFDRLDREKGNPVPPRGWPVVRP; from the coding sequence ATGTGGACGAATAACCCAATTATTGGATTTGACACAGAAACAACCGGTGTCGATCCACTGAACTCTCGCCTCGTGACGGCATCGGTAGTTCTGGTGGAAGAAAGCCGAACAACACGCCACTATTGGCTGGCAGATCCCGGAGTAGAGATTCCTCCCCAAGCACAGCGCGTGCATGGAATCTCCACACAGAAAGCCCAGGAAGAAGGGCGCCCTATCGCACAAGTTCTCGATGAAATTGCCGACATACTGTGTAACCATATGCAACAAGGATTCGTGGTAGTCGCGTTTAACGCTTCCTACGATCTGACTCTCATGGAGTGCGAGTTAGAACGTCACGGACTCGACACGATGGCGAAGCGGCTCGGGCGTGAAATCGGCCCGATCATTGACCCGTACATGGTGGACAAAAGCTGTGATCGCTTCCGAAAAGGAAAGCGTCGGCTAGAGAATTTGGCACAGCACTACGCTGTTGACCAAGATGATGCGTTCCATAATGCGGAAGCTGATGTATTGGCGACGCTGCGCGTGCTGGGAGCGATCTGTCGAAAGTATCCCCACGTGGCACACATGGATCTTCGCGAGCTGGCGCAGCTACAGGAAGAGACCTACAACGAGCAGCGTGACTTCTTTGACCGGCTTGACCGCGAGAAGGGAAATCCGGTCCCTCCCCGCGGTTGGCCAGTTGTACGACCTTAA
- a CDS encoding GuaB3 family IMP dehydrogenase-related protein, with the protein MANEIEIGRGKRATAGYSFDDIAVVPSRRTRDAADVSVTWQLDANYLEVPILGAPMDSVTSVQTAIELSRLGGIGVLDLEGLWTRYDDPTDQFEQIATASEDEATAVLQRVYSEPIKPELIIQRLREIREAGATVAGALSPQRTSQYWDLVADAGVDLFVIRGTTVSAEHVSSNAEPLNLKRFIYDLDVPVIVGGVASYTAALHLMRTGAAGVLAGFGGGATSANRRTVGVAVPMATTVAEVAAARREYMDETGGRYVHVIADGQISTSGDLVKAIACGADGVMLGTALARAEEAPGRGFHWGAEARHSTLPRGERVEVERAGSLETVINGPASDASGRTNLIGALKRAMAMTGYSDVKEFQRVSVSVGANR; encoded by the coding sequence GTGGCAAACGAAATTGAGATTGGGCGTGGCAAACGCGCCACTGCGGGTTATTCCTTCGATGACATCGCCGTTGTTCCCTCACGTCGAACGCGTGACGCGGCAGACGTTTCTGTGACGTGGCAACTTGATGCTAATTACCTTGAAGTTCCTATCCTGGGCGCACCGATGGATTCAGTGACTTCCGTGCAAACAGCCATCGAGCTTTCCCGACTCGGCGGCATTGGTGTTCTCGATCTCGAAGGTTTGTGGACTCGCTATGACGATCCCACCGATCAGTTTGAGCAGATCGCCACTGCCAGTGAGGATGAGGCAACAGCAGTCCTCCAGCGTGTGTATTCGGAGCCAATTAAACCTGAACTGATCATTCAGCGTCTTCGTGAGATACGCGAAGCGGGAGCCACCGTTGCTGGCGCACTCTCGCCGCAGCGAACATCCCAGTATTGGGATCTTGTCGCCGACGCCGGGGTTGACCTCTTCGTCATCCGTGGCACGACCGTCTCCGCTGAGCATGTCTCATCAAATGCTGAGCCTCTTAACCTCAAGCGCTTCATTTATGATCTCGATGTTCCGGTGATTGTTGGTGGGGTTGCGTCATACACAGCGGCTCTTCACTTGATGCGTACTGGAGCCGCTGGTGTCTTGGCAGGGTTCGGCGGGGGTGCCACGTCGGCGAACCGCCGCACCGTCGGCGTCGCCGTTCCGATGGCAACCACCGTCGCGGAAGTTGCTGCCGCCAGACGTGAATATATGGACGAAACCGGTGGCCGTTACGTACACGTAATTGCAGACGGCCAAATTTCGACATCAGGCGATCTTGTCAAAGCAATTGCGTGTGGCGCCGACGGCGTGATGCTCGGCACGGCACTTGCACGCGCTGAAGAAGCTCCCGGACGCGGTTTCCATTGGGGCGCGGAGGCGCGTCATTCGACGCTTCCGCGTGGGGAGCGCGTAGAAGTTGAGCGAGCAGGGAGCCTGGAGACGGTGATCAACGGGCCTGCGTCGGATGCATCTGGACGCACTAACCTGATCGGAGCTCTCAAACGTGCCATGGCAATGACAGGCTACTCAGACGTGAAGGAATTCCAGCGAGTGTCAGTATCGGTAGGTGCAAACAGATGA
- the tsaD gene encoding tRNA (adenosine(37)-N6)-threonylcarbamoyltransferase complex transferase subunit TsaD: MSVEKLVLGIESSCDETGVALVRGGELLADVTATSMDEFARFGGIIPEIASRAHLQSFVPTLNAALEKAGVVLDDVDAIAVTAGPGLVGSLTVGVSAAKALALSLGKPLYGVNHIIGHIAVDQLVHGAFPDKFVGLAVSGGHSHLMLVNDIATDVKELGGTLDDAAGEAFDKVGRLLGTPYPGGPHVDKLAQAGDPTAIRFPRGLSKGKDKVNHPYDYSFSGLKTAVARHIEGTLARGEELQRENISAGFQEAVADVLTAKAFQACEDFGCDTLVIGGGFSANSRLRSMAQERAAQHGVTVRIPPIRYCTDNGAMIAALGYSLAMAGVEPSDLGITVDTGLSRDVIVVR, from the coding sequence ATGAGTGTGGAAAAACTAGTTTTAGGAATTGAATCTTCCTGCGATGAAACCGGTGTTGCACTGGTTCGTGGTGGGGAACTTCTTGCGGATGTGACGGCCACGTCGATGGATGAATTTGCGCGTTTTGGTGGCATCATTCCGGAGATCGCTTCACGTGCGCACCTGCAGTCGTTTGTGCCGACACTCAACGCGGCACTCGAGAAGGCGGGTGTGGTTCTTGATGATGTCGATGCTATCGCTGTGACTGCTGGCCCAGGTCTGGTCGGCTCGCTCACGGTGGGCGTTTCGGCTGCGAAGGCTCTTGCGCTTTCGCTCGGGAAGCCGTTGTACGGTGTTAACCACATCATCGGGCACATCGCCGTCGATCAACTGGTTCACGGTGCGTTTCCAGATAAGTTCGTCGGACTTGCCGTGTCAGGCGGTCACTCGCATCTGATGCTCGTCAATGACATTGCAACCGATGTCAAGGAACTCGGTGGCACACTTGACGATGCTGCAGGTGAGGCGTTTGACAAGGTCGGCCGTCTGCTCGGCACACCGTATCCGGGCGGTCCGCACGTCGATAAATTGGCTCAGGCGGGTGACCCGACAGCCATTCGTTTCCCACGGGGACTGTCAAAAGGTAAAGATAAGGTGAATCACCCTTATGACTACTCTTTCTCGGGTTTGAAGACTGCTGTCGCTCGACATATCGAGGGCACACTTGCGCGTGGAGAAGAACTTCAGCGCGAAAATATCTCGGCAGGTTTTCAAGAGGCTGTCGCCGATGTTCTCACGGCGAAGGCATTTCAGGCCTGCGAAGATTTCGGTTGCGACACGCTGGTCATTGGTGGGGGTTTCTCAGCAAACTCGCGCTTGCGATCGATGGCTCAGGAGCGCGCTGCTCAGCATGGAGTAACGGTACGAATTCCTCCCATTCGTTACTGTACTGATAACGGCGCCATGATCGCTGCACTCGGATACTCGTTAGCGATGGCTGGTGTGGAACCAAGCGATTTAGGCATCACCGTCGATACCGGATTGTCGCGAGACGTTATCGTCGTACGATGA
- a CDS encoding WhiB family transcriptional regulator has protein sequence MDPEFFFHPEGERGGPRRRRIERAKRICQACPVIEQCREYALSHNEPYGVWGGMSEEERNRVLARRRHAPTA, from the coding sequence ATGGATCCGGAATTCTTCTTCCACCCCGAAGGCGAACGCGGTGGCCCGCGTCGTCGTCGCATCGAGCGCGCAAAGCGTATTTGCCAGGCCTGCCCTGTGATTGAACAGTGCCGCGAATATGCCCTCTCCCACAATGAACCATATGGTGTTTGGGGTGGCATGTCGGAAGAAGAGCGTAACCGGGTTCTTGCCCGCCGTCGCCACGCGCCGACTGCCTGA